The Leptospira sp. WS60.C2 genome includes the window CTAGGTTATAGATCAGGTCGATCCGACTTTTCATTCCCTGTAGAATGAAGGGGTAATTTACTTTCATTTGGAGGAAAAAAATGGACGCGTTACGATTGTGTTATGTATTTGCTGGAGTCTTCTTTTTAGTAGGACTCTTAACCGGTATTTGGAAATATCTCGGGATCATAAAATCCAAGGAAGCAGTGGCTAATGAATATATCAATGTTTTGCATAGAGCTTCGCTACTGTATAGTTTTGCCTGTATCTTACTTGCAAAATTTGTAGAACTGAGCAGTTTTCCTGAAGTTGTTAATTTTTATGCAGCATTGACAAGTATGGGATTTTTTGCCTTTGCCCAAGTCACTTATCTCATTCATGCCATCTTAAAAGATACGGACAATCAATTTGCAAAACCGTATCGTTTGGGAACTTGGCAGTTTCCATCCTTTCTCATCCATTCTTCGATGGTATTACTGATCTTAGGTGAAGTGGGAGGATTTTTAGTTCTATTCCTTGGTTTTATCAAATCATTATAAGAACTTCGTTTCGTAAATTCCCTTTTACTTGTTGTCTAACCAAGTGGAAGGGAATTTAGGATTACGATATCAATCTAAGAAAAAATTACCAACTTCCACTCGAACCACCACCACCAAAATTACCTCCTCGTCCACTGGATGAAGAAGAAGAAGAGGAATTATTGGAACTTGAATCAGAACTGTTACTCCAATCACTCGAACGATTTATATGTTCATCATTAGAAGTAGAATACATTGATTTTGGATTCATTTTTTCCGAAAAATATATGTCTGGTGATGCTTTAACTCTAACAATATTTGCGATCCAAAATCGATTGGCGCTCAATTTCTCTTTATGGCTATTGGGTGGAGAGGTCTTCCATTCCTTTATTTTTTTCAGCACAAGTTCTCGGTGCATCTCGACAATTCTTTTCTCATATTGTTTTCGATATAATGACCAAACCTTATCATCACTGATCCATTGATCGGCATCTACTTGTATGAGAGACCACTCAGGATAGAAGTATAACTCAGGTTCACGGACCGAATGATTTGTTTGGCCTTTACATCAGGAATCGTTCCTTCAAGACCATATCCTACTTCGATCCGTACCTTTCGATCATTTAGAAAAAAGAAAATCAACACACCATCATCTACACCTTTGTTTCCGATTTTCCATTTTTCCGCAATCTCGATTGTTACCTCTTCTAAAACTCTACCTTCCAAACTATGGGCGACGAGAACATAAACAGGGTGTCGGTATTTCTGTTCTATACTCTCCGCAATCAGTTTCAAATTCGACAGGGATTCAAGAGATATAGTATGTGTTAGGTCAGTGACGTAACCTGCGGGCTCACTTGGAATGGAATCAGCCAATGCAAACGGGGAAAATAAGAAAAAAAGAAATGAAATGAATACTAACTCAATTCTGTGCGCTTGCATATGAGTCCTTCTGAATTACGATTGCTATCGGGATCGCAAAACATGCCGATCATTACAGTGATTATCCATTACAAAATGATTAGTCAAGAATTAAGTGACAGAGTTAATGTGCTAGACATTCCATTCAATTTAATTACCAAAGTCTTACTAGGTGAAAAAAGTTAATAGAAAATGGAACATACTTACTCATTGCCAAACATCGAAACGATTCACGACGCTTGGACTTACTTCTGGTTGCAACTTCCTTATGGAATTCCCGGAATCATTTCACTGGTAGTTGGTTTTTTCCTAAGTGCCTTTAGTTTCCGTAGGATTTTTCATACCAAGGGCAGTGACAGAATTTTATCTCTGAATGTTGCGATTTCTTTTTTTGGATATGGAATCCTTGGACTCGTACTTTCCCTGAGAGCGTGGATCTTGGACCGAGAGCTCTTGCTAGGATTAAACAATTGGCTTTATCTATTTATTTTACTCATTTTACCTTCCAATTTTTACATTTGTTATGCGCTATCTAGAAAAAAAGTATTCCTATATTATACGTACCTTTGTTGGATCAGTGTTGCTTTTGGTTACGTTGGCCTCATACAAGGGTTAGGTTTTCATAACGAATGGTTTGATTATCAATTTGGTAAATACCCAAAGGCAACCAATTTCATAAAACCTTTTGGAATAATTCCACTCGTTGGTTATTTTGTTTTGGTATTGCCTTTTTTTACATTTCAATGGAAAATTCTTCTCCAACGAATTCACAAATCTTTATTCATTGGATATAATGTTTTGTTTCTAATGACGATCTCCAATGCACCAGTCTTACTAGGATACAATGTGTATCCAGGCTCTTTTTTTATTTTTATCCCTCTGATTTTAATTGCATATGGTATCTTCCGATCTGATTTTTTGGATGTAAATGAACTCCTTTTTGATCGGAATGGATTGTTTTATATTTTATTTGGCGTTGTTTCCTTTTCTCTAATTTTACTTAGCGGAACCGTTGCCTTAGGGCTTGGCCACAACGCATATTTGAACAACAACTGGTTCCCTCATGCCCTCCCACCTACCATTTCGTTTTTTGTCGCTATTTTTATGGCGATTATTGTGGCAGGTAGTAACCCACAAGCCAAGATCAATCAGTTGTGTGCATTTTCATTGATCATTACTGCTTTTTATAATTTGCAATCGATTCCAACAAAACTGGAACTCAATTACTTGGTTCTACTTCGCATATCACAAGTTTGTTTTCTTATCTTTTCTCTTGCACCGAGCATTTTATCTCGTTTTGTCCTAAAGGCAATTGGGAGTGTACGACCTAAAACATTACTTGTAGTCGATTTACTATCGATTCTCTGCTCCTTTCTTTCCATCACACCTTACCTACACAATGGGTATTACCATTTCGAATTTGGGATCATTCACAAAAGTTCCTTAGTTCCTTATTTGTTGGGTGTTGCTGGATTTTTTGCATTTGTAATTGTAGGTATCGAGATTCGAAAACGTTGGAAAGAGTTACCAAGGGAATCCGTTGTTGCACTTGGATCAGTGTTACTTTCAGGAGTCTTCTTATTAACTGCTTTTTTTCCATCACATGGTTTTGAGTTTCCTCCGATTTCTGATTATTTATTTATCCCCACCACCTTACTTGGATTTGCTGTTTTGAAACTAGGGGCATTTTCCCTACCTGGACGGACCATTCGTTTCAGCCAAAAACTAGCAAACTTAGGTATTTTTTCGATCCTATTTGCAAGCTTACTACAAATGCCAAAATTTTTAGAAAACTTAGCATTCGGAGAGAGTTTATTCCACATTACGTTAGTTACATTACCGCTAGTATTATTTAATTATTTGCTTGTTTATGTTTTTGCAAGACCATTAGCAGAGGAGTTGGATAGAAGTTATATCCTTTTGGAACAAGCAAAAAAAGAAGCGGAGTTGGCGGGCGAAGAATCTGAAAAATTATTATTAAATATCCTTCCTAAGTCTGTCGCAGAAGAAATCAAAATCAATGGCTATTGTGAACCAAAATCGTTCGAAGAAGCAACCATCCTATTTACTGATTTTCGCGGATTCACAGAAGTTGCTAAAAACATGGAATCTAACGAACTCATTACAGAACTTGATGCTTGTTTCACTCAATTTGATGAGATCATTTCGAGAAACAAATTGGAAAAACTCAAAACAATTGGGGACTCGTACATGTGTGCGGCAGGTTTGCCCGATCCCAATTACACAAACCCAATTGACGCATGTCTTGCGGCACTTGAAATCAGGTCCTTTATGGACCAGATGAAAGAAATCAAAACCCAATTGAACTTACCCTATTGGGAACTACGAATTGGAATTCACACAGGATCCGTAATCGCAGGAGTGGTTGGTCGTTTTAAATTTGCCTACGACATTTGGGGCAGTAGTGTCAATACCGCTTCTCGAATGGAAAGTTCAGGAATCGTAGGGGAAATCAATATCTCACAAGCAACTTATGACAAAGTTCGATTTCTATTCCAATGTGAACACAGAGGAAAGATTGTCGATAAAAATGGGGAACGATATGATATGTATCTTCTAAAACATATCAAATCAAAATTTTCCAAAGATGGACTGGTACCCAATGATTTATTTTGGTCCATTTATCAAAAGATCGAACAAGGTAGTAAAATTGTATTAAAATCAAAATTGGAGCGGGAAGGAATCTCTTAATTTAAGGATCCGATACACATCGCACATGTCGAGCAATCCCTTTACCCGACCATGCTATTCCACCAGAACAAAAATCGATAAACCAAGATAAAGAAGAGTTCATAGAATTGGCAGTCCAAAAAGAACAAAAATTGCCACCTAATTGGAAAATCGAGGTATTGAGATAATATCTTTTATTCACACCACATCCTCCCGCATTGTCGGAAGGAAAGTCTACAGGATTTTCAGAACATTCGATGCTTAATTTTAATTCATTTTTCGTGGCAACTCGCCAATTGGATTTTCCAGCTAACACTAGACTATCGCAATAGGAATATGCCTCACTTGTCACATTGTTAAGAAGAAAGGTCACTGGATCATTACAAGCATTATCACTAGTAGGACAATATAACAAAGTTGTAGGAATCTCGGGTGAACAAGAATTGGAACTACTCATCCATGTTTGCCCTGAACTACATTTCGCATAGGTGAGTGTCGATTCTGTATACGATTGTCCACCAAAACTACCTGCCCTTCCTTGGAAAGAAATGGTACCATCTCGATTGTCTGTAAAGGTACCCCATGGATAGGTGACTGAATTAGGAGACAAAAGGAGTAAACTAATGAGGTCACGAGTTGCCGTAGATTCTTTTTTTGCTCCTTGCGTTTGAAAAAGATAAAAATACAAAGGAGAACAACTGATAGAAAAAATTAGGCAAACCAAAACAGAAATCCCAAAAAGAAACAACCGAAAACAATGCATCAATATTTGATTGGTTTTGGAAATCATGACCAAATTTAATTTTGAAGCAATCCGTTAGCAAGTTTAATTTGAACCTAGCAATGAATTGGTGGATCATTCGCATAACAAAAAATATTTTTTACTAATTTTTTTTCTTTCAAAAATACTAATTCCATGAGTCGATATCGAAAATCTTCACTGTCCAATGAGTTTGGCAATGGTAGGCATTTTCTTTGAATCAAAAAATTATACTTTCTATCTGCTTTCTTTTTGTGTCTTCTGTTTCTGCTACGAATATTCTTCTCAAATCAGGAGGAATATTAAAAGGAAAAGTGGTGAACCAAGATGGAAATCAAATCGAGATACTGAACGAAAATGGAAAACTTACCACCGTTCCAAAAACCAATGTTTTAAAAGTTGTTTACAAAGAACATTCCGAACAAGAGTTAGCTGCCATACGAAAAGAGGAAGAACGTAAACTTATTTTAGCCAAACAAAAAAAGGAAACCACCAATCAAAACAAGGCTTTTGATTCAAAATTATCTTCCGGATTTCAATCCAAAGAACTCGTTTTAACCACAGTTGACGAAAATTGTTTTTTTCATGCTTCCAAGGTGGAATGGTATTGGTTTTACGGAAACTTTTCAATCTCCAACCCCAATGCATGGCAGGAATTATTGCCAGAAGATGATCGACCTATCAAAATATCGTTTCAATCCACTTGGGTAGATACAACTCTCACTTTGCTCATAGGATCCCTTACTTCCATTAGTCGAAAAACTAGACAAATTGAAGTTTGTGAACTCTAATTGGGAAACATTTAAAACTTACAAGACATTCTTAGCAATCAAACTTTGTCTCTCAGTAAGACTAGTTCACAACTAACGCGTAAATTACGGACAACTATGACTGATTGGGAGGTTGTAACGGTTCGATAAGTAACATTCCACAAGCTCTCGATCTGCTGTGGACAAAACTCCATCAAAGTATATAAAATCTCCGATGTGACCATCAAAGTAACCGCCATCCGTTGGATACGGCAAGCTACCAAAATAATATCTGCCAATGTCCAAAGTTCCACCACCACAAGTAAACGTTGGCGAAGCGTTTGAAGTAGATGGATGAATCGCACCATTCTTTCGCATAGTACCTGAGCTTCCATTATAGTCAATCGTCAGGATGACAGTTTCATTTGCGGCATGAAAATCTGTGTTTGTTTGCACACTTTGCGTATTGGAAAAAAGATTAAAGAGAATTGGATTGTTTCCGGAAGCTCTTACAAAGTATAATAGTTTCCCTGAAGTGGGAGATCCATTTTGAAAAATCCCATTGTTCCCCCCAAAACTGATCTCACGATAGGTAGTAAAAATTGTATTCGAAGATCCATTCAATTCCGGCTGACAGGTCCGCGTGAGAAAACTAGGTGTCACCGTGGCTCCAAAAAATCGGATTCCTGGTTTCCCACGCATCACATTGGATTCATAGGCTGGTTGGCTTGCTCCTAGTATTTGGTTTAAGTGAAAATTATTTCCACTTCGGTCATACCAATCATACACGCAGTTGATTCCACCAGGACAGAGGGAATTGGCGTAACCAGTACTTTCTGGTTTTAGAAATAATTTCAAACTACTAGAAGTTACCGTTGGATTCCAGGTACTCACTTGTGTTGGGTGAACACCCGAAAGTGCTCGGATTTCTGCTTGGGACAAAACTCTATTGTAGATTCTAACATCATCAATGGCACCATAAAAAAGAGCAGTTCCATTCATGAGCCTTCCAATTTGTAAGGCAGAACCTGGGGTGGTTGTCCATGTTTTTGCCTCTGATTTCCGCAAAACTCCATTTAGATAAACCAATCCATTAATGCCATCATAAGCCCCACAGACGTGCACCCATTCACTGATCATACCTTCATGAGTGATTGTCACATCATTGGAAACACCAAAGATACCAATCGTAGAATCGAGAGCAAGGCCTGATCCAGAAGAAGGAGCCGTGGTGCCATAACCAAGTATCGTCTGTAACGAGTTACTGAATGTATTGACCCAAGCACAAAGAGTTCTTCTTGAATTACCAGTTGGCAAACCAACCGGAACAAATCTTTCTAAGTAAGCTGTTCCATCAAAATAGTAAGCACTATTTCCATATCCAGTTCGGTCGCTACCTAAAAAAGCAGCAAGAACTGTTGCATGATTGTCATTCCCACTAAAATCATTTGCATTTCCATTCATTGGATAATAAGCAACCAGTCCATTTGGAACTTGTGCAGCTAACTTTTGTATTGTGATCTGATCTAAGGCTCCTTTAAAAAATCGAAACTCGGATATCTTACCTTGAAAATAAAAGCCAGTCCCATTATCTGCAATTTTGAGAGACATCGTAGGTGCAGTGGGATTAT containing:
- a CDS encoding YgcG family protein; translated protein: MQAHRIELVFISFLFFLFSPFALADSIPSEPAGYVTDLTHTISLESLSNLKLIAESIEQKYRHPVYVLVAHSLEGRVLEEVTIEIAEKWKIGNKGVDDGVLIFFFLNDRKVRIEVGYGLEGTIPDVKAKQIIRSVNLSYTSILSGLSYK
- a CDS encoding adenylate/guanylate cyclase domain-containing protein, producing MEHTYSLPNIETIHDAWTYFWLQLPYGIPGIISLVVGFFLSAFSFRRIFHTKGSDRILSLNVAISFFGYGILGLVLSLRAWILDRELLLGLNNWLYLFILLILPSNFYICYALSRKKVFLYYTYLCWISVAFGYVGLIQGLGFHNEWFDYQFGKYPKATNFIKPFGIIPLVGYFVLVLPFFTFQWKILLQRIHKSLFIGYNVLFLMTISNAPVLLGYNVYPGSFFIFIPLILIAYGIFRSDFLDVNELLFDRNGLFYILFGVVSFSLILLSGTVALGLGHNAYLNNNWFPHALPPTISFFVAIFMAIIVAGSNPQAKINQLCAFSLIITAFYNLQSIPTKLELNYLVLLRISQVCFLIFSLAPSILSRFVLKAIGSVRPKTLLVVDLLSILCSFLSITPYLHNGYYHFEFGIIHKSSLVPYLLGVAGFFAFVIVGIEIRKRWKELPRESVVALGSVLLSGVFLLTAFFPSHGFEFPPISDYLFIPTTLLGFAVLKLGAFSLPGRTIRFSQKLANLGIFSILFASLLQMPKFLENLAFGESLFHITLVTLPLVLFNYLLVYVFARPLAEELDRSYILLEQAKKEAELAGEESEKLLLNILPKSVAEEIKINGYCEPKSFEEATILFTDFRGFTEVAKNMESNELITELDACFTQFDEIISRNKLEKLKTIGDSYMCAAGLPDPNYTNPIDACLAALEIRSFMDQMKEIKTQLNLPYWELRIGIHTGSVIAGVVGRFKFAYDIWGSSVNTASRMESSGIVGEINISQATYDKVRFLFQCEHRGKIVDKNGERYDMYLLKHIKSKFSKDGLVPNDLFWSIYQKIEQGSKIVLKSKLEREGIS
- a CDS encoding DUF1566 domain-containing protein, with translation MISKTNQILMHCFRLFLFGISVLVCLIFSISCSPLYFYLFQTQGAKKESTATRDLISLLLLSPNSVTYPWGTFTDNRDGTISFQGRAGSFGGQSYTESTLTYAKCSSGQTWMSSSNSCSPEIPTTLLYCPTSDNACNDPVTFLLNNVTSEAYSYCDSLVLAGKSNWRVATKNELKLSIECSENPVDFPSDNAGGCGVNKRYYLNTSIFQLGGNFCSFWTANSMNSSLSWFIDFCSGGIAWSGKGIARHVRCVSDP